A region of the Synechococcus sp. PCC 7502 genome:
TCATCACGGAGCCAACCTAATGTGCGTCCATTGCGGTCAAAAATAGGTTCCATATTTTTACAATACTCTTCAGGATCACAGCTAATTTAGAGAGCTATAAACAATTAGTTTTTAGCTAGGAAGTGGGAAATAATAGCTACCTAACATAAAGATTTAGGTAATTAAGTAGAAAATTTCTACCTAATCACCTGAATCATTAAGTTAGAGCGATCTATGGCTTCTGTTCAGGGAACATACACTTATCAGAATCACAACCCGCAGGGCCCGCATCCATCAACTCACCCGAATCATAACGCAACAAACTCGCGTAAAAATCATCAGACTTGCGACGTTCTAGTACCTCAGCACTGAGCTTCTCATAGGTAGCCTTATCGATTGGCTCAAAAGGCAACCGAGGGAAAGTTTGCAGGTCATCAAAACGCGCCAACAGCGCCGCCGAGATATAACCCTCATCATCACGAATCGCCTCGTAAATCTTCTTCCCTAAAGGCTCGATTTCATGCTCGCGCAATTCTAAAGTTGCAGAAGTATTATGACGAGTGTAATGCTTCTGCACCTGCATATAGAAGTCAAACTGCGCCATTACATTGAACTTGCTAATTTCCACCTGATCCGCACCGTCAAGGTCAGCCCAAGACACACTCACAGGAATCTCCACTAACCATTCTGTACATCTCGGATCGAAGGGATCATTGAGCAATTGTCCATTCTCATCCTTATCCGATTGAGAAGGAATGATGCTATAGCCATAGTCCATGCAAGCCCGCGCCACAGGATCTTCCTTACGGAAAGTAATCCGACGGATAAAGCGCTGCGCCTTCGGTGGATGCCATCCGGGGGAAGCACCAGTCAGTAAAGATTTTGTGCCTGCTGGCTGAGTTGTCGTACAACGATTCGGGCGGCGTAAGCCATGCGCGTCGCAATATTCCCAAACCGTCTGATGTACGATTTCATGCCAGCGATTTAGATAATCAGCTTCTTTCTCTTTGAAGTCTAAACCCTGCACTGTGTCAGGACGACCTGCTTCCCACCAACGCAACCATTCCACACCAAAGGCATGAACGAAGAAGTCAAATAGTCCTGTAAATGATACGCCCACAATCGGATCGACATTACGGCTAAATTGATAGCGTTCTTCATTGAAGCGATGATTAAGCAACGCAGCAACCGACAAAGCACCTGCTTTAAAGGCTTCTTCCTGTTCTTTCTCATTACGAGGATTGAGTTGATTGAGATGCACCTCGGACAAATTGCAATGGAAGTCTGCCCCAGTTATTTCACCACAGGGATTGAGAGCATAGCGCTGTAATCTATGCTCTAGCTCTCGTTCAGTGACTTCAGGTTGATGCGATCGCAACCATGTTTTGCCTTCTCCTTTCACATAGGCAGCTAAGAAATCACGCTTGAGTTCAGGAGTTGTAATCAAATCCGCATTAGAACGTGCGATCGCTTCACCCGCCCATTGAATTGCACCTTCACCTGAATAATACTGCTTGCGAACAGCATCAATACATTCTTGCTCTGTGGGCTTGCGATGGAATACTCTCGTGTGGTTCGCCATTCTCAAAGCATCACGCTCAGGATCGATGCGCCAGTTACCCGCTTCATCCTGCTGCCAGAGATTATCCTTTGCCACAGAGCCCAAAGCATCTTCTGAAGAAAATTGGCGCATCCCCGCACTTCTTCGGATGTTACCAGCTACGATACAAACGGCGGCTTCATCGATGAGGATGCAGCACTCAACTGAGGTGAGTTGACGACTGATCGCCTTATTTAAAATATTGGCACAGCGATCGTAGAGTGTGGGCAACTTGACAGGATTTGCCATACCGCCGAAGCCCTTGAGGGGTTCGCCACTGGGACGAACATCGCTGATATCAACGGTGATTTGGACGGGCTTAGTTGCATCAAATTGCTCGTCGCTAGAAAGCTCTAAAACTGTTTGGTAGGAATTAACCCAACCTTGGCGGCTATCACCAACAACAATGTTGACAGTATTGTTAGCATAGTCAAACTTTACCTCTGTATTGTGGCGACGTTGTTCGACAGGGGTTACGCCGATTGCACCGATCACGCTGACTTGTAACTGGTTGCGAATTGCAGGCAATTTACTGATGTACTGAGGCTCTAATACGCCACCAGTACCCGATCCCTGCATGGCGAGATCCATCATCAAGCCAAAGGAGCGCCAGTCGATGACGTTAGTGCTAGTGCAGTTATAGGAGCCTGAAAAATTTTCGGGGTGATCGACCCAATCCGTACCACCGACCCACAGCCAACGCCCAGAGGTAAGGGACTTGAGCTGCTTTTGCATTTTGTCGATCAGGTCAGCTTGTTCTTGCGTAAGCTTGCCTAACGTTTTTAAACCTGTAAGTGTGCGATCGCATACCTCCGCCCAACTTTCCCGTTTATTCTTGTATTTGCGGCTATAAGTCCTAAAAAATACAGGATAAGCAGCAGGAGCACTTTCGGGGAATCTAACTTCTTTGGAGATGCGTATTAGTTCTTGCACCATAAATTCAAGTTTTTAGGTTTGTACTATTAGGTGATGAATATAGCAC
Encoded here:
- the nrdJ gene encoding ribonucleoside-triphosphate reductase, adenosylcobalamin-dependent, which codes for MVQELIRISKEVRFPESAPAAYPVFFRTYSRKYKNKRESWAEVCDRTLTGLKTLGKLTQEQADLIDKMQKQLKSLTSGRWLWVGGTDWVDHPENFSGSYNCTSTNVIDWRSFGLMMDLAMQGSGTGGVLEPQYISKLPAIRNQLQVSVIGAIGVTPVEQRRHNTEVKFDYANNTVNIVVGDSRQGWVNSYQTVLELSSDEQFDATKPVQITVDISDVRPSGEPLKGFGGMANPVKLPTLYDRCANILNKAISRQLTSVECCILIDEAAVCIVAGNIRRSAGMRQFSSEDALGSVAKDNLWQQDEAGNWRIDPERDALRMANHTRVFHRKPTEQECIDAVRKQYYSGEGAIQWAGEAIARSNADLITTPELKRDFLAAYVKGEGKTWLRSHQPEVTERELEHRLQRYALNPCGEITGADFHCNLSEVHLNQLNPRNEKEQEEAFKAGALSVAALLNHRFNEERYQFSRNVDPIVGVSFTGLFDFFVHAFGVEWLRWWEAGRPDTVQGLDFKEKEADYLNRWHEIVHQTVWEYCDAHGLRRPNRCTTTQPAGTKSLLTGASPGWHPPKAQRFIRRITFRKEDPVARACMDYGYSIIPSQSDKDENGQLLNDPFDPRCTEWLVEIPVSVSWADLDGADQVEISKFNVMAQFDFYMQVQKHYTRHNTSATLELREHEIEPLGKKIYEAIRDDEGYISAALLARFDDLQTFPRLPFEPIDKATYEKLSAEVLERRKSDDFYASLLRYDSGELMDAGPAGCDSDKCMFPEQKP